The following proteins come from a genomic window of Ailuropoda melanoleuca isolate Jingjing chromosome 2, ASM200744v2, whole genome shotgun sequence:
- the EN1 gene encoding homeobox protein engrailed-1: CLPPLAHHPHLPPPPPPPPPPPPQHLAAPAHQPQPAAQLHRTTNFFIDNILRPDFGCKKEQPPPQLLVAAAAGGGAGGGRVERDRGQTGAGRDPVHPLGTRAPGASSLLCSPDVNCGPPDGSPPAAGGGAGASKAGNPAAAAAVAAAAAAAAKPSDSGGGSGGGVGSPSAQGAKYPEHGNPAILLMGSANGGPVVKTDSQQPLVWPAWVYCTRYSDRPSSGPRTRKLKKKKNEKEDKRPRTAFTAEQLQRLKAEFQANRYITEQRRQTLAQELSLNESQIKIWFQNKRAKIKKATGIKNGLALHLMAQGLYNHSTTTVQDKDESE; encoded by the exons TGCCTGCCGCCCCTGGCCCACCACCCGCacctccccccgccacccccgcccccgccgccgccgccgccgcagcatCTCGCGGCGCCTGCTCACCAGCCGCAGCCCGCGGCCCAGCTGCACCGCACCACCAACTTTTTCATCGACAACATCCTGAGGCCGGACTTCGGCTGCAAAAAGGAGCAGCCGCCGCCGCAGCTCCtggtggcggcggcggccggAGGAGGCGCAGGAGGAGGCCGGGTCGAGCGTGACAGAGGCCAGACCGGCGCAGGTAGAGACCCTGTCCACCCGCTGGGCACGCGGGCGCCGGGCGCCTCCTCGCTCCTGTGCTCCCCGGACGTGAACTGTGGCCCACCCGACGGCTCTCCGCCAGCCGCGGGCGGCGGTGCCGGTGCGTCTAAAGCCGGGAACCCCGCGGCCGCGGCGGCCgtggcagcggcggcggcggcggctgccaAGCCTTCGGacagcggcggcggcagcggagGCGGCGTGGGGAGCCCTAGTGCGCAGGGTGCCAAGTACCCGGAGCACGGCAACCCCGCCATCCTGCTTATGGGCTCAGCCAACGGCGGGCCCGTGGTCAAAACTGACTCGCAGCAGCCCCTCGTATGGCCCGCCTGGGTGTACTGCACGCGCTACTCGGATCGTCCGTCCTCTG GTCCGCGCACCAGGAagctgaagaagaagaagaacgaGAAGGAGGACAAGCGGCCGCGGACGGCGTTCACGGCCGAGCAGCTGCAGAGACTCAAGGCGGAGTTCCAGGCGAACCGCTACATCACGGAGCAGCGGCGGCAGACCCTGGCCCAGGAGCTCAGCCTCAACGAGTCCCAGATCAAGATCTGGTTCCAAAACAAGCGCGCCAAGATCAAGAAAGCCACGGGCATCAAGAACGGCCTGGCGCTGCACCTCATGGCGCAGGGACTGTACAACCACTCCACCACCACGGTCCAGGACAAAGACGAGAGCGAGTAG